One Mercurialis annua linkage group LG3, ddMerAnnu1.2, whole genome shotgun sequence DNA window includes the following coding sequences:
- the LOC126671307 gene encoding phytochrome A, with product MSSSRPAQSSSGSSARSRHSARIIAQTTVDAKLHADFEESGSSFDYSNTVRVTSSINGDQPPRSDKVTTAYLHHIQKGKLIQPFGCLLALDEKTFKVIAYSENAPEMLTMVSHAVPSVGDHPVLGIGTDTRTIFTAPSASALQKALGFGDVSLLNPILVHCKTSGKPFYAIVHRVTGSFIVDFEPVKPYEVPMTAAGALQSYKLAAKAIARLQSLPSGSLERLCDTMVQEVFELTGYDRVMTYKFHDDDHGEVISEVTKPGLEPYLGLHYPATDIPQAARFLFMKNKVRMIVDCRAKHVMVIQDEKLQFELTLCGSTLRAPHSCHLQYMENMDSIASLVMAVIVNEGAEDDDALVQPQKRKRLWGLVVCHNTTPRFVPFPLRYACEFLAQVFAIHVNKELELENQIVEKNILRTQTLLCDMLMRDAPLGIVTQSPNIMDLVKCDGAALLYKNKIWKLGATPSDLQIQNLAMWLAEYHMDSTGLSTDSLYDAGYPGALSHGDVVCGMAAVRITSKDMLFWFRSQTAAEIRWGGAKHEPGEKDDGRKMHPRSSFKAFLDVVKTRSLPWKDYEMDAIHSLQLILRNAFKDSESMDMDAKAIHSRLSDLKIEGMQELEAVTSEMVRLIETARVPILAVDVDGLVNGWNTKISELTGLPVDKAIGKHLLTLVEDTSIDTVKNMLFSALQGKEEQNIQFEIKTHGTKVEAGPITLIVNACASRDINENVVGVCFVAQDITGQKTVMDKFTRIEGDYKAIAQNPNPLIPPIFGTDEFGWCSEWNPAMTKLTGWKREEVMDKMLLGEVFGINMACCRLKNREAFVNLGVLLNNAMTSQEPEKVPFCFFARDGKYVECLLCVSKKLDREGSITGVFCFLQLASQELQQALHIQRLSEQTALKRLKTLAYIKRQIRNPLSGITFSRKMLEGTELDAEQKQLLHTSAQCQRQLSKILDDSDLDSIIEGYLDLEMIEFTLYEVLVAAISQVTMKSKAKGIRIIHDGADELMNETLYGDSIRLQQVLADFLLASINFTPNGCQLTVAAKFTKDQLGQSVHLVHLELRITHAGGGIPESLLNQMFSSEGVVSDEGISLFVSRKLTKLMNGDVQYLREAGRSSFIISVELAASQKARA from the exons ATGTCTTCCTCAAGACCAGCTCAATCCTCATCTGGCAGTTCTGCGAGATCAAGACACAGTGCTAGGATTATTGCTCAGACGACAGTAGATGCAAAGCTTCATGCGGATTTTGAGGAGTCCGGTAGTTCGTTTGACTACTCAAACACAGTGCGTGTCACCAGTTCCATTAATGGTGATCAACCACCGAGGTCGGACAAAGTAACCACAGCTTATCTTCATCATATCCAGAAAGGGAAGCTGATCCAGCCTTTTGGTTGCTTGCTGGCCTTAGATGAGAAAACATTTAAGGTTATTGCATATAGTGAGAATGCCCCCGAAATGTTGACCATGGTTAGTCATGCAGTGCCGAGTGTCGGGGATCACCCAGTTCTTGGAATTGGAACTGACACAAGGACCATCTTTACAGCACCCAGCGCCTCTGCCTTGCAGAAAGCTCTGGGATTTGGTGATGTCTCTCTTTTGAATCCCATCTTAGTTCATTGCAAGACTTCTGGGAAGCCCTTTTATGCTATTGTCCATCGTGTAACTGGTAGTTTTATAGTTGATTTTGAGCCAGTAAAACCTTATGAGGTCCCCATGACTGCTGCTGGGGCCTTGCAGTCATATAAGCTGGCCGCTAAAGCAATTGCTAGGTTGCAGTCATTGCCTAGTGGGAGCCTGGAAAGGCTCTGCGATACCATGGTTCAGGAGGTCTTTGAGCTTACTGGTTATGACAGGGTGATGACTTATAAATTTCACGATGATGACCATGGAGAAGTTATATCTGAGGTTACAAAACCGGGTTTGGAGCCTTATCTGGGTCTGCATTATCCAGCCACTGATATCCCTCAGGCTGCGCgctttttatttatgaaaaataaggTTCGAATGATTGTTGACTGTCGTGCAAAACATGTCATGGTGATACAAGACGAGAAGCTTCAATTTGAACTTACCCTGTGTGGATCAACCTTAAGGGCCCCACACAGCTGCCATTTACAATATATGGAGAATATGGACTCCATTGCTTCTCTAGTTATGGCAGTTATAGTCAATGAAGGGGCTGAAGATGATGATGCTCTTGTGCAACCACAGAAAAGAAAGAGACTTTGGGGTTTAGTAGTATGCCATAATACTACTCCGAGGTTTGTTCCATTCCCTTTAAGGTATGCTTGTGAGTTTCTAGCTCAAGTTTTTGCTATTCATGTGAACaaagaattggaattagaaaatcAGATTGTTGAAAAAAACATCCTGCGGACGCAGACACTCTTATGCGATATGTTGATGCGGGATGCGCCTTTGGGAATTGTGACACAAAGTCCAAACATAATGGATCTTGTAAAGTGTGATGGGGCTGCATTGCTGTACAAGAACAAGATATGGAAGTTGGGAGCGACTCCAAGTGATctccaaattcaaaatttagccATGTGGCTTGCTGAATACCATATGGATTCCACAGGTTTGAGTACAGATAGCTTGTATGATGCAGGGTACCCAGGAGCTCTATCTCATGGGGATGTAGTTTGTGGAATGGCGGCTGTGAGAATAACTTCCAAGGACATGCTCTTCTGGTTTCGGTCTCAAACTGCTGCAGAAATCCGATGGGGTGGAGCCAAACATGAACCTGGCGAGAAAGATGACGGTAGGAAGATGCATCCAAGATCTTCCTTCAAGGCCTTTCTTGACGTTGTCAAGACAAGGAGTTTGCCTTGGAAGGACTACGAAATGGACGCAATCCATTCTCTTCAGCTTATACTGCGGAATGCTTTTAAAGACTCTGAAAGTATGGATATGGATGCCAAAGCAATTCACTCGAGGCTCAGCGACCTTAAAATTGAAGGGATGCAAGAACTGGAAGCAGTGACTAGCGAGATGGTCAGATTAATTGAAACAGCCAGGGTGCCGATTTTGGCAGTTGATGTTGATGGGCTCGTGAATGGGTGGAACACAAAAATTTCTGAGTTGACAGGTCTTCCTGTTGACAAGGCAATTGGAAAGCATCTGCTGACGCTTGTGGAAGATACCTCAATTGATACAGTCAAAAACATGTTGTTTTCTGCATTGCAAG GCAAAGAGGAGCAGAACATCCAATTTGAGATCAAAACTCATGGAACCAAGGTGGAAGCTGGGCCTATCACTTTAATTGTAAATGCTTGCGCAAGCAGGGACATTAATGAAAATGTTGTTGGTGTGTGCTTTGTGGCTCAAGATATCACGGGCCAGAAGACAGTTATGGATAAATTCACCCGAATTGAAGGTGACTACAAAGCAATAGCACAGAACCCAAACCCATTGATCCCTCCTATATTTGGAACAGATGAATTCGGCTGGTGTTCAGAGTGGAATCCGGCAATGACAAAATTGACTGGTTGGAAGCGAGAAGAAGTGATGGACAAAATGCTTTTGGGGGAAGTTTTTGGAATCAACATGGCTTGTTGTCGTCTCAAAAACCGAGAAGCCTTTGTAAATCTCGGTGTTTTACTTAATAATGCCATGACTAGCCAGGAACCTGAAAAGGTTCCTTTCTGCTTCTTTGCTCGGGATGGAAAGTATGTGGAGTGCTTGTTGTGTGTGAGTAAGAAATTGGATAGAGAGGGTTCTATTACTGGAGTCTTCTGCTTCCTGCAACTTGCAAGTCAAGAGCTGCAGCAAGCACTTCATATCCAGCGATTATCCGAGCAAACTGCTTTGAAAAGATTGAAAACATTAGCTTACATAAAAAGGCAGATAAGGAATCCTCTCTCCGGGATTACCTTTTCTCGCAAAATGTTGGAGGGTACTGAGTTGGATGCCGAACAAAAGCAGCTTCTGCATACTAGTGCACAGTGTCAACGCCAACTCAGCAAAATTCTTGATGACTCGGATCTTGATAGCATCATTGAGGG GTACTTGGATTTGGAAATGATCGAGTTCACTCTGTATGAGGTACTAGTTGCAGCCATCAGTCAAGTCACAATGAAGAGCAAAGCAAAAGGAATACGAATAATCCATGATGGTGCTGACGAGCTCATGAACGAGACATTATATGGTGATAGCATTAGGCTTCAACAGGTGTTGGCTGACTTCTTATTGGCTTCAATAAACTTCACTCCAAACGGATGCCAGCTTACTGTTGCAGCTAAGTTTACAAAAGATCAGTTAGGACAGTCTGTACATCTCGTGCATCTTGAACTCAG GATAACACACGCTGGTGGTGGGATACCAGAATCATTACTGAACCAAATGTTCAGTAGTGAAGGTGTTGTTTCTGATGAGGGCATCAGTCTGTTTGTGAGTCGAAAGCTGACGAAGCTTATGAACGGGGATGTACAATACTTAAGGGAAGCCGGGAGGTCGAGTTTTATCATATCAGTTGAACTTGCAGCCAGCCAAAAAGCTCGAGCCTAA
- the LOC126671909 gene encoding glutamate--tRNA ligase, cytoplasmic — MEIKELSFTPDNPPLSVLSAAKVSAVNLPTPTILTPDPSTPPTLLFSDGTILRGTLVLLRYIGRVANLYGQDALQSSQIDEWLDFSSILSSGSEFQTACTYIDGFLETRTFLVGYSLSIADMAVWAGLAGAGQRWESLRKSKKYPNLVRWFNSISMEYNDALNEVTSTYVSKKGGGKPAAAKSKEQVVNGDVTEKGKGISKTAEVDLPDAEIGKVCLRFAPEPSGYLHIGHAKAALLNQYFAERYQGELILRFDDTNPAKESSEFVENLLKDVETLGVKYKRVTHTSDYFDELMNKAEALIKEGKAYVDDTVREQMQKERMDGIESKFRNNTVEENLKLWREMIEGSERGKQCCLRGKLDMQDPNKSLRDPVYYRCNPVPHHRIGSKYKIYPTYDFACPYVDALEGITHALRSSEYHDRNAQYHRIQEDLGIRKVHLYEFSRLNMVYTLLSKRNLRWFAENGKVDGWDDPRFPTVQGIVRRGLKIDALVQFILEQGASKNLNLMEWDKLWTINKKIIDPVCPRHTAVIEEKRVLLTLTNGPENPFVRVIPRHKKYEGAGEKATTFTKRVWLDYDDAVSIEKEENKEVTLMDWGNAIVKEVVKDESGQITELVGVLHLEGSVKTTKLKLTWLPETNELVNITLMEFDYLISKKKLEEGENFMDVLNPCTKKEIPAIGDSNMRNLKRGEVLQLERKGYYRCDVPFVRPSKPIVLFAIPDGRQAGK, encoded by the exons ATGGAGATAAAAGAGCTGTCTTTCACACCTGATAACCCGCCTCTCTCCGTCCTCTCCGCCGCCAAAGTCTCCGCCGTCAACCTCCCAACTCCCACTATTCTCACCCCTGACCCTTCTACCCCTCCCACTCTTCTCTTCTCCGATGG GACAATATTACGAGGTACATTAGTTCTTCTTCGATACATTGGTCGTGTTGCCAATCTCTACGGACAGGATGCTCTCCAATCTTCCCAG attGATGAGTGGCTGGATTTTTCTAGTATTCTTTCATCAGGGTCTGAATTTCAGACAGCATGTACTTACATTGATGGTTTTTTGGAAACACGTACTTTTTTGGTTGGATATTCTTTGTCAATTGCAGATATGGCTGTTTGGGCTGGTCTAGCAG GTGCTGGGCAGAGATGGGAAAGTTTGAGGAAGTCAAAGAAATACCCCAATCTTGTACGTTGGTTCAACTCTATATCTATGGAGTATAATGATGCCTTGAATGAAGTCACATCAACATATGTTAGCAAAAAAGGTGGCGGAAAACCTGCAGCAGCTAAATCAAAAGAACAGGTTGTCAATGGGGATGTCACTGAAAAGGGAAAAGGAATAAGCAAAACAGCTGAAGTTGATCTTCCTGATGCGGAAATTGGGAAGGTCTGCCTGCGATTTGCTCCAGAGCCCAGCGGTTACCTTCACATCGGACATGCAAAGGCAGCATTATTGAACCAGTACTTTGCTGAGAGGTATCAAGGTGAGCTGATTCTTCGCTTTGATGATACAAATCCAGCAAAAGAAAGCAGCGAGTTTGTGGAGAACCTTTTGAAGGATGTTGAGACGTTGGGTGTTAAATACAAAAGAGTTACACATACGTCGGATTACTTTGATGAGTTGATGAACAAGGCTGAAGCATTGATCAAGGAGGGTAAAGCTTATGTTGATGACACTGTACGTGAGCAAATGCAGAAAGAAAGAATGGATGGCATTGAATCAAAATTTAGAAACAACACCGTGGAGGAGAACCTTAAGCTGTGGAGGGAAATGATTGAAGGATCGGAAAGGGGTAAACAGTGCTGTCTTCGTGGGAAGTTAGACATGCAGGATCCAAACAAATCTCTTCGGGATCCAGTCTATTATAGGTGTAATCCTGTTCCTCACCATAGAATTGGGTCCAAGTACAAGATATATCCTACATATGATTTTGCTTGTCCCTATGTTGATGCTTTAGAAGGTATAACGCATGCACTACGGTCAAGTGAGTACCATGACCGAAATGCTCAATATCACAGGATTCAAGAGGATTTGGGCATTAGAAAGGTTCACCTTTATGAATTTAGCCGGTTGAATATGGTATACACACTTCTCAGTAAGCGTAACCTTCGGTGGTTTGCTGAAAATGGAAAGGTTGATGGATGGGATGATCCTCGATTTCCAACTGTTCAAGGAATTGTACGCAGAGGTTTAAAAATTGACGCATTAGTACAATTTATTCTTGAACAG GGGGCATCAAAAAACCTCAACCTGATGGAATGGGACAAACTGTGGacaattaataagaaaattatagATCCTGTTTGCCCAAGACACACTGCTGTTATTGAAGAAAAACGTGTGCTCTTGACCTTGACTAATGGTCCTGAGAACCCTTTCGTTCGCGTCATACCAAGACATAAGAAATACGAGGGTGCTGGAGAGAAAGCTACAACCTTCACAAAGAGGGTATGGTTAGACTATGATGATGCAGTGAGCATTGAGAAGGAGGAAAATAAAGAAGTGACCTTAATGGATTGGGGGAATGCTATAGTGAAAGAAGTTGTGAAGGACGAGAGTGGACAAATTACGGAGCTGGTTGGGGTTTTGCATCTCGAAGGCTCTGTTAAGACAACAAAGTTAAAGCTCACCTGGTTACCAGAAACAAATGAATTAGTTAATATCACACTGATGGAGTTTGACTATCTAATATCAAAGAAAAAG CTGGAAGAAGGTGAGAATTTCATGGATGTGCTTAACCCATGTACGAAGAAGGAGATTCCAGCAATAGGGGATTCAAACATGCGAAATTTGAAGCGAGGAGAGGTACTACAACTGGAGAGGAAAGGCTACTACAGATGCGATGTTCCTTTTGTCAGACCGTCAAAGCCTATAGTTTTATTCGCGATTCCTGATGGCAGGCAAGCCGGCAAGTAG